The Echinicola rosea genome has a segment encoding these proteins:
- a CDS encoding sulfatase family protein: MSLEPGTVTMKDDLRYLQVFFHGQGGYFGAKLTMSFIVIFFATFAKLTAQEKPNILFIMSDDHAAHAIGAYGGRLSVLDPTPTIDMLASEGMLFENAFSTNSICTPSRATILSGQYSQTNGVLDLHDFLPEKKQYLPQLLKKQGYETAVIGKWHLKEAPESFDYYEVLPLQGDYHNPQLISRKGKIRKTIKFGRYGAHEVLVDEFEGHSSDVITDRSIEWLKHSRDRSKPFLLMHHFKAPHGMFEFAPRYSAYLEDSYIPEPASLYQRGNHGSIATRGENDRLIHDIGSSVGMRNTIRGMGRSLQMGLDPDDPQYVHKAYQEYLKRYLRCVKGVDDNIKRLINFLKKEGLYDNTVIIYTSDQGMMLGEHDYVDKRWMYEESMRMPFIVHFPKKYRGGIKTDLLINNTDFAPSILEMAGATVPEYMQGKSFKQVLETGKEPEGWRSATYYRYWMHMGSRHANPAHFGIRTKEFKLIFYYGKYYKPKDDIEQDGWGRYDFDTPVAWEFYDLRRDPEEMQNEYHNPDYKGIIGELKKELKAQRKKLNEEDDHYPHLQELIEMHWND; encoded by the coding sequence ATGAGTTTGGAACCCGGTACCGTTACGATGAAGGATGATTTAAGGTATTTGCAAGTTTTTTTCCATGGCCAGGGAGGCTATTTTGGAGCAAAATTGACCATGTCATTCATAGTTATATTCTTTGCAACCTTTGCAAAACTTACGGCACAAGAAAAACCCAACATCCTTTTTATCATGTCTGATGATCATGCTGCCCATGCCATTGGGGCGTATGGGGGAAGGTTGTCGGTATTGGACCCAACCCCAACTATTGATATGCTGGCCTCTGAAGGAATGCTCTTTGAAAATGCCTTCAGTACCAATTCGATATGTACACCGAGCCGGGCCACGATCCTTTCCGGTCAATACTCCCAAACCAATGGGGTGCTGGATTTGCATGATTTTCTTCCAGAGAAAAAACAATATCTTCCGCAACTTTTAAAAAAGCAGGGATATGAGACTGCGGTAATCGGTAAGTGGCATTTAAAAGAAGCTCCTGAAAGTTTTGATTATTATGAGGTGCTTCCCTTACAGGGAGATTATCATAATCCCCAGCTGATTTCCAGAAAAGGTAAAATAAGAAAGACCATTAAATTTGGAAGATATGGAGCTCACGAGGTTTTAGTGGATGAGTTCGAAGGCCATTCCTCTGATGTCATCACTGACCGCTCGATCGAATGGTTAAAGCATTCACGTGACCGGTCAAAGCCATTTCTACTGATGCATCATTTTAAGGCTCCACATGGGATGTTTGAATTTGCTCCTCGATATTCAGCATACCTAGAGGATAGTTATATTCCAGAGCCAGCAAGTCTTTATCAGCGGGGAAATCATGGTTCCATTGCCACCAGAGGTGAAAATGACAGATTGATCCATGACATTGGGTCATCAGTAGGAATGCGTAATACTATTCGTGGCATGGGAAGAAGTCTACAAATGGGTTTGGATCCTGACGATCCCCAATATGTCCATAAAGCCTATCAAGAATACCTTAAGCGTTATCTCCGCTGTGTAAAGGGAGTAGATGATAACATTAAGCGTTTAATTAATTTTTTAAAGAAAGAAGGGTTATATGACAATACGGTGATTATCTATACTTCTGACCAAGGAATGATGTTGGGAGAACATGATTATGTGGATAAGCGCTGGATGTATGAGGAAAGTATGCGGATGCCATTTATCGTTCACTTTCCAAAAAAATATAGGGGAGGAATAAAAACAGATTTATTGATCAACAATACAGATTTTGCCCCGAGTATTTTGGAAATGGCCGGTGCTACAGTACCAGAGTATATGCAAGGCAAAAGCTTTAAACAGGTGTTGGAAACTGGAAAAGAACCTGAAGGGTGGCGTTCAGCTACGTATTACCGATATTGGATGCACATGGGAAGCAGGCATGCAAATCCAGCACATTTTGGAATTCGGACAAAGGAATTTAAGCTTATTTTTTATTACGGAAAGTACTATAAACCCAAAGATGATATAGAGCAGGACGGATGGGGGAGATATGATTTTGATACTCCGGTAGCATGGGAATTTTATGACCTAAGGAGAGATCCTGAAGAAATGCAAAATGAATATCACAATCCAGATTATAAAGGTATCATCGGGGAATTAAAAAAAGAACTCAAGGCTCAACGAAAAAAACTGAACGAAGAGGATGACCATTATCCCCATCTTCAAGAACTGATCGAAATGCATTGGAATGACTAG